The following are from one region of the Kiritimatiellia bacterium genome:
- a CDS encoding FMN-binding protein — protein MNPSDAGEPIRPLPAAAAALVSAAGMWAVVAQTVLFRAFFETVEGSEFGVAAFFAAWLMWVAVGAAAGRGLARRSPSWPAVALAALAQLPATALQVLLTLNLRPLAGVSPHELFPIVRLLPLAWVVNAPVSFVTGLVFTAACGVARLGGGRSVARVYRLEALGAAAGGLGATLALSAGWAEERLALAGMALLAAAAAFASGRGARCAAPAALPLAAALTVALRLDQQLTERRDRFVWSRLLPVSAFRGRFATGQATYRFGEREGAWIAQSRESIVETVGAGDHAAATAAIYLSTVPTARRVLVAGPDTYGLALALLRLPSIERVVWAPPDPGFARAWPARLPPHLRPDPARMVALEGDLRAWLAATKERFDLIAIEAGPPLTLADHRLLTAEFLALVRARLTEGGVAGLRFPGGAAYLGPELSRLGAALAATAEGVFRHVLLQPGDESRWLMTDRISGFAPPLRLARLYAAIPGAERLAPADVVTAAFPPERAEAQLARYAQWRRRIGDDALRLSDARPAALIPALALGLRQAGHPRAAAVWSRSVRPAALALIAAMLAATALRLAARRRGRDAAAPVPLGEAALMIGATGAAGMTGALAVMLAWQTHHGSLFLHVGALSALYMTGAWVGASAGERIWMRGGPMPSRPPLWLVLALHLVLLASLGRAEGRLPQSALAAASAALGALGGAYVPFAARRLAGRLPEVSAGAILELFDHLGGMLGALVSGLVVIPALGLGGWAGWAAALLTAVLPASLPAPPVRRPVDDTADVVARRIGAVAGWWFLVAAVFTLAWRAEPGGDTGEALAAAARALLPDRELRPQTWSTPDGRRIRGYVAGPASSPEAWCFSTADVAATVPGYAGPIELAVALDRDGAILGVRVLRSRETPRYFERLQHWWGALRGWRIADPGAPPPVDAVSGATVSSRAVLDTLREAGPRFAAAVQLRGAHETAANRTARIPHQTLTLAAFALGALVLRRAPARRHIRILALAATAAVLGRWLNVQLSVAHLRVWLEWPWPAPGWNLAWVLPVAVPLLVALVGNVYCGWLCPFGAVQELAAALRPRRWRPPPAAAWREARWVKYALLGLAATAMLAAPTARLEDLDPLALAFAHDLSRPAGAAVLTLIAISWFVPRFWCRALCPTGAWLAAVAALRPLERFWPAVRPRACEFGVRARTDLDCLACDRCRDDAAELVAAAPVSVWRRWLGAMTAIALMAIGGAARHRPDTWTAATAAPTAEAEHPARRGGTALDEDTLRRIRERQRAGHLSDREAMYYSRLGPPEGSDTASPPRPRWRGGRPAPEEPTPP, from the coding sequence ATGAACCCGTCCGATGCCGGCGAGCCGATCCGGCCGTTGCCCGCTGCCGCCGCCGCACTCGTGAGCGCGGCGGGAATGTGGGCGGTCGTCGCCCAGACGGTGCTGTTTCGCGCCTTTTTCGAAACGGTCGAGGGCAGCGAGTTCGGCGTTGCTGCATTCTTCGCCGCGTGGCTGATGTGGGTCGCGGTCGGCGCGGCGGCGGGCCGCGGGCTGGCGCGCCGGTCGCCGTCGTGGCCCGCGGTCGCGCTCGCCGCGCTCGCCCAGCTGCCCGCCACGGCGCTGCAGGTTCTCCTCACGCTCAACCTTCGCCCCCTGGCCGGTGTCTCGCCACACGAGCTGTTCCCGATCGTGCGGCTGCTGCCACTGGCCTGGGTGGTCAATGCGCCGGTCAGCTTCGTCACCGGATTGGTGTTCACCGCCGCCTGCGGTGTCGCGCGGCTCGGGGGCGGACGCTCCGTCGCGCGCGTCTACCGGCTCGAGGCGCTCGGCGCGGCGGCCGGTGGCCTGGGCGCGACCCTTGCGCTGAGCGCCGGCTGGGCGGAGGAACGGCTGGCGCTCGCCGGGATGGCACTGCTGGCGGCAGCCGCCGCGTTCGCCAGCGGGCGCGGTGCGCGTTGCGCTGCGCCGGCGGCGCTGCCGCTGGCCGCGGCGCTCACGGTCGCGCTGAGGCTCGACCAACAGCTCACCGAGCGGCGCGACCGGTTCGTATGGTCGCGCCTGCTGCCGGTCTCCGCGTTCCGGGGACGCTTCGCCACCGGCCAGGCCACGTACCGGTTCGGTGAACGGGAGGGGGCGTGGATCGCGCAGTCCCGCGAGTCGATCGTCGAAACCGTCGGCGCCGGCGACCACGCCGCCGCAACCGCCGCGATCTACCTTTCCACCGTGCCGACCGCTCGCCGCGTGCTGGTGGCCGGTCCGGACACGTACGGGCTGGCGCTCGCGCTGCTGCGCCTGCCGAGCATCGAGCGCGTCGTCTGGGCGCCTCCCGATCCCGGTTTCGCGCGCGCGTGGCCCGCGCGTCTGCCACCGCACCTGCGGCCGGATCCCGCGCGGATGGTCGCGCTGGAGGGGGACCTACGCGCATGGCTGGCCGCGACGAAGGAAAGGTTCGACCTCATCGCGATCGAGGCGGGCCCGCCACTGACGCTCGCCGATCACCGGCTCCTGACCGCAGAGTTCCTCGCGCTGGTCCGCGCGCGGCTGACGGAGGGCGGCGTGGCGGGGCTGCGATTCCCCGGCGGTGCGGCCTACCTGGGGCCCGAGCTCTCGCGACTGGGCGCGGCGCTCGCAGCGACCGCCGAGGGAGTCTTCCGGCACGTACTCCTGCAGCCCGGCGATGAAAGCCGCTGGTTGATGACCGATCGGATCTCGGGTTTCGCCCCGCCGCTGCGGCTGGCGCGACTGTACGCGGCGATCCCGGGCGCGGAACGCCTTGCGCCGGCGGATGTCGTCACTGCGGCATTCCCGCCCGAGCGCGCGGAAGCACAGCTCGCCCGCTACGCGCAATGGCGACGACGCATCGGCGACGACGCGCTCAGGCTGAGCGACGCGCGGCCGGCGGCGCTGATTCCGGCGCTCGCGCTCGGGCTGCGGCAGGCGGGCCATCCGCGTGCGGCGGCGGTGTGGAGCAGGTCGGTGCGGCCGGCCGCGCTGGCGCTGATTGCCGCCATGCTGGCCGCCACCGCGCTGCGGCTGGCCGCCCGTCGCCGCGGGCGTGATGCCGCCGCGCCGGTGCCGCTGGGCGAAGCGGCGCTGATGATTGGGGCGACTGGCGCGGCGGGAATGACGGGCGCGCTCGCCGTGATGCTGGCCTGGCAGACGCACCACGGTAGCCTGTTCCTTCACGTCGGTGCGCTGTCGGCGCTCTATATGACCGGCGCGTGGGTGGGCGCGTCGGCGGGCGAGCGCATCTGGATGCGCGGCGGTCCAATGCCCTCTCGGCCGCCGCTGTGGCTGGTGCTCGCGCTGCATCTGGTCCTGCTCGCATCGCTCGGTCGTGCGGAGGGACGGCTGCCGCAGTCGGCGCTGGCCGCTGCCTCCGCTGCGCTCGGCGCACTCGGCGGCGCATACGTCCCCTTCGCCGCCCGCCGGCTCGCCGGCCGCCTGCCGGAAGTGTCCGCCGGTGCAATCCTCGAGCTGTTCGATCACCTCGGCGGGATGCTCGGCGCGCTCGTCTCGGGGCTGGTGGTGATCCCGGCGCTGGGGCTGGGCGGTTGGGCCGGGTGGGCCGCCGCGCTGCTCACCGCCGTGCTGCCCGCCTCGCTCCCCGCGCCACCTGTCCGCCGGCCAGTGGATGACACCGCCGACGTCGTCGCGCGGCGCATCGGTGCGGTCGCCGGCTGGTGGTTCCTCGTCGCGGCGGTGTTCACGCTCGCATGGCGCGCGGAACCGGGCGGCGACACCGGCGAGGCGCTGGCGGCCGCAGCCCGCGCGCTGCTGCCCGACCGCGAGCTGCGCCCCCAGACGTGGAGCACTCCGGACGGCCGCCGCATCCGCGGTTACGTGGCCGGCCCCGCCAGCTCGCCCGAGGCGTGGTGCTTCTCCACCGCGGATGTCGCCGCGACGGTGCCTGGCTACGCAGGCCCGATCGAACTGGCGGTCGCGCTCGATCGCGACGGCGCGATCCTCGGCGTGCGCGTGCTCCGGTCCCGCGAAACGCCGCGCTATTTCGAGCGGCTGCAGCACTGGTGGGGCGCGCTGCGCGGCTGGCGCATCGCGGATCCGGGCGCACCACCACCGGTGGACGCGGTCAGCGGCGCAACGGTCTCGTCCCGCGCGGTGCTCGACACGCTGCGCGAAGCGGGGCCCCGTTTCGCGGCGGCCGTACAGCTGCGCGGCGCGCACGAAACCGCCGCGAACCGCACCGCCCGCATCCCCCACCAGACGCTCACGCTTGCGGCGTTCGCGCTTGGCGCGCTCGTGCTGCGCCGAGCGCCGGCGCGGCGGCATATCCGCATCCTCGCGCTCGCGGCGACGGCCGCGGTGCTGGGGCGCTGGCTGAACGTGCAGTTGTCGGTGGCCCACCTGCGGGTCTGGCTGGAGTGGCCCTGGCCGGCACCGGGCTGGAATCTCGCATGGGTGTTGCCGGTTGCGGTACCGCTGCTGGTCGCGCTCGTCGGCAACGTTTACTGCGGCTGGCTGTGCCCGTTCGGCGCAGTGCAAGAGCTGGCCGCGGCGCTGCGGCCCCGGCGCTGGCGACCGCCGCCGGCCGCCGCATGGCGGGAGGCGCGGTGGGTGAAATACGCGCTGCTCGGCCTGGCCGCGACGGCGATGCTGGCGGCGCCGACAGCGCGCCTCGAGGACCTCGACCCGCTCGCGCTCGCGTTTGCGCACGACCTGTCACGGCCTGCCGGCGCGGCGGTGCTGACGCTGATCGCGATCTCATGGTTCGTACCGCGGTTCTGGTGCCGCGCGCTCTGCCCCACCGGTGCGTGGCTTGCAGCGGTCGCCGCGCTGCGGCCGCTCGAGCGGTTCTGGCCCGCGGTTCGCCCCCGCGCCTGTGAGTTCGGCGTGCGGGCGCGCACGGATCTGGACTGTCTGGCCTGCGATCGCTGCCGCGACGATGCCGCGGAGCTCGTCGCCGCCGCTCCCGTCTCGGTCTGGCGCCGCTGGCTGGGCGCAATGACCGCGATCGCGCTGATGGCGATCGGCGGGGCCGCGCGGCACCGCCCTGACACATGGACCGCTGCCACGGCGGCGCCGACGGCAGAGGCCGAACATCCCGCGCGCCGCGGTGGCACTGCGCTCGACGAGGACACGTTGCGCCGGATCCGCGAGCGTCAGCGCGCGGGGCATTTGTCCGACCGAGAAGCGATGTACTATTCCCGGCTGGGGCCGCCCGAAGGCTCCGACACAGCGTCACCGCCGCGGCCACGGTGGCGGGGCGGCCGTCCGGCCCCGGAGGAACCGACGCCACCATGA
- a CDS encoding YobA family protein gives MRRHDWLGAILVIVAAGGCEADDAPPLPDGGAYIRGVITAVERDRVRIEENPREPSGSQKAVLRVTAHTVLRWRGSGAPATLADLRPGRTVRAWVTGPVAESYPVQGTAAKIEIE, from the coding sequence ATGAGACGACACGACTGGCTGGGCGCGATCCTTGTGATCGTTGCGGCTGGCGGCTGCGAGGCCGACGATGCCCCCCCGCTGCCCGACGGCGGTGCATACATTCGCGGCGTAATCACCGCCGTTGAGCGCGATCGCGTCAGGATTGAAGAGAATCCGCGCGAGCCTTCCGGCTCGCAGAAGGCGGTGCTGCGGGTCACCGCGCACACCGTGCTGCGCTGGCGCGGGAGCGGCGCACCGGCGACGCTCGCCGATCTGCGCCCGGGGCGAACGGTCCGCGCTTGGGTCACCGGCCCGGTTGCGGAGTCCTACCCCGTTCAGGGCACCGCCGCGAAGATCGAGATCGAGTAG
- a CDS encoding citrate synthase translates to MGARRRSTSAPSTSEDHVRLTWGGRSWTYPVRRGTEGEVAVDISTLRRDTGLITLDPGFVNTGACTSDITYIDGERGILRHRGYAIEDLAEHCVFLEVAHLLILGKLPNRREWQRFSDLMNRHSMIHEDMRAFFLNYPEHAHPMAVLSAMVVSLSSFYPEIEQQDPDEPLDITATRLLSKLRTIAAFSYKKSIGEPFVYPSHRMSYCENFLNMMFSSPVNDYWPDPVVVRALNLFLILHADHEQNCSTSVVRIVGSAGSSLYASISAGICALWGPLHGGANQAVIEMLERILREDRGRVDKVIERAKKGDPKHRLMGFGHRIYKTYDPRARIAKDACTKLLARLGMHNDPVLEVAMELEERALQDPYFQERHLYPNVDFYTGIAYRAMGIPTNMFTVMFAIGRLPGWIAHWMENRRDPAQKIGRPRQLYTGETARPFVPMDQRP, encoded by the coding sequence ATGGGTGCGCGCCGCCGCTCGACCAGTGCTCCGTCCACCAGCGAGGATCACGTCCGGCTAACGTGGGGCGGGCGGAGCTGGACCTATCCGGTGCGCCGGGGCACCGAGGGCGAGGTCGCGGTGGACATCTCCACGCTGCGGCGCGACACCGGTCTGATCACGCTGGATCCGGGCTTCGTCAACACCGGCGCCTGCACCAGCGACATCACCTACATTGACGGCGAGCGCGGCATTTTGCGGCACCGCGGCTACGCGATCGAGGACCTCGCCGAGCACTGTGTGTTCCTCGAGGTGGCGCACCTGCTGATTCTCGGCAAGCTGCCGAACCGCCGCGAGTGGCAGCGGTTCTCGGACCTGATGAACCGCCACTCGATGATCCACGAGGACATGCGCGCATTCTTCCTGAACTACCCCGAACACGCGCATCCGATGGCGGTCCTCTCCGCGATGGTCGTCTCGCTCTCTTCGTTCTATCCCGAGATCGAGCAGCAAGACCCGGACGAGCCGCTCGACATCACCGCGACGCGGCTACTGTCGAAACTGCGCACGATCGCGGCGTTTTCCTACAAGAAGTCGATCGGCGAGCCGTTCGTCTATCCGAGCCATCGGATGAGCTACTGCGAGAACTTTCTGAACATGATGTTCTCCTCGCCGGTGAACGACTACTGGCCGGATCCGGTCGTCGTGCGGGCGCTGAATCTGTTCCTGATCCTTCATGCGGACCACGAACAGAACTGCTCGACCTCGGTGGTGCGCATCGTCGGCAGCGCGGGCAGCAGCCTGTACGCCTCGATCTCCGCAGGCATCTGTGCGCTGTGGGGGCCGCTCCACGGCGGCGCGAACCAGGCAGTGATCGAAATGCTGGAGCGGATCCTGCGGGAGGACCGCGGCCGCGTGGACAAGGTGATCGAGCGCGCGAAGAAGGGCGACCCGAAGCACCGGCTGATGGGGTTCGGTCACCGTATTTACAAGACGTACGATCCCCGTGCGCGAATCGCGAAGGACGCGTGCACGAAGCTGCTCGCGCGGCTCGGCATGCACAACGATCCGGTGCTGGAGGTCGCGATGGAGCTGGAGGAGCGCGCACTGCAGGATCCGTACTTCCAGGAGCGGCACCTCTACCCGAACGTAGACTTCTACACCGGCATCGCGTACCGCGCGATGGGCATCCCGACGAACATGTTCACCGTGATGTTCGCGATCGGCCGGCTGCCGGGTTGGATCGCGCACTGGATGGAGAACCGCCGGGATCCCGCGCAGAAGATCGGACGTCCGCGCCAGCTGTACACGGGCGAGACGGCGCGCCCGTTCGTGCCGATGGATCAGCGCCCCTGA
- the rpmB gene encoding 50S ribosomal protein L28, producing MARVCELCGKKPVTGNRIVRHGLAKKKGGIGMHTTAVTRRRFLPNLRKVRVREGTSWVTRKVCMSCFRRVGAAAV from the coding sequence ATGGCACGAGTCTGCGAGCTGTGCGGAAAGAAACCGGTGACGGGCAATCGCATTGTCCGGCACGGTCTGGCGAAGAAAAAGGGCGGCATCGGCATGCACACCACCGCGGTGACGCGTCGCCGTTTTCTGCCGAACCTACGCAAGGTGCGTGTTCGCGAGGGCACCTCGTGGGTGACCCGCAAGGTGTGCATGAGCTGTTTCCGGCGGGTGGGCGCCGCGGCGGTCTGA
- a CDS encoding ABC transporter ATP-binding protein: MPAPLAIEGLTKRFGGRVALDEVSAKIEPGELFFLLGPSGCGKTTLLRCVAGLCRPDAGRIRLDGADITDRPTHLRGTAMVFQSYALWPHMTVFENVAFALRVQRRSAAEVRRRAMQALERVRLADRADARPAELSGGQQQRVALARALAAEPRCLLLDEPLSNLDAQLRLEMRGEIRRLCREAGLTTLYVTHDQREAIAIADRLAVLRDGRLEQCGTPEEVYARPANRFVARFLGAANFLEGRIVGRSGGALRVETPVGTVLASCGVNYPAEGRVVTLCVRPEACRLLTDRVAVEGPNVFAARLVRSVWLGETVRHEVQVGRGEATVLFEVVELRPTVRAREGEMMEVWLAVAPEDLVALPG, from the coding sequence ATGCCCGCTCCGCTGGCGATTGAGGGCCTGACCAAACGGTTTGGCGGCCGCGTGGCGCTCGACGAAGTCTCTGCGAAGATCGAGCCGGGGGAGCTCTTCTTTCTGTTGGGGCCCAGCGGCTGCGGCAAAACGACGCTGCTGCGATGCGTCGCCGGGCTCTGCCGCCCAGATGCGGGTCGCATCCGACTGGACGGCGCGGATATCACCGACCGCCCGACCCACCTGCGCGGTACTGCGATGGTCTTCCAGTCCTACGCGCTGTGGCCGCACATGACCGTGTTCGAAAATGTCGCGTTTGCGCTGCGGGTCCAGCGCCGGTCTGCGGCGGAGGTGCGGCGTCGCGCCATGCAAGCGTTGGAGCGGGTACGGCTGGCCGACCGGGCGGACGCACGACCGGCGGAGCTCTCGGGCGGCCAGCAGCAGCGGGTCGCGCTGGCGCGCGCGCTGGCGGCGGAGCCGCGGTGCCTGCTGCTCGACGAGCCGCTCTCGAACCTGGATGCGCAACTGCGCCTTGAGATGCGCGGCGAAATCCGCCGGCTCTGTCGCGAGGCCGGACTGACCACACTGTACGTCACGCACGATCAGCGGGAAGCGATTGCGATCGCCGACCGGCTCGCCGTGCTCCGGGACGGCCGGCTGGAACAGTGCGGGACGCCGGAGGAGGTATACGCGCGGCCCGCGAACCGTTTCGTCGCCCGGTTTCTTGGTGCGGCGAACTTTCTGGAGGGTCGCATTGTCGGCCGCAGCGGAGGGGCGCTGCGGGTCGAAACGCCGGTGGGGACGGTGCTGGCCTCATGTGGAGTCAACTATCCGGCGGAGGGGCGGGTCGTGACGCTGTGCGTGCGACCGGAAGCGTGCCGCCTTCTGACGGACCGCGTCGCGGTGGAGGGGCCGAACGTGTTCGCGGCGCGGCTGGTGAGGTCGGTATGGCTGGGCGAGACGGTGCGCCACGAAGTGCAAGTGGGCCGGGGAGAGGCGACGGTGCTTTTCGAAGTCGTGGAGCTGCGTCCCACCGTGCGTGCACGGGAAGGGGAGATGATGGAGGTGTGGCTGGCAGTGGCGCCGGAGGACCTCGTGGCGCTGCCCGGCTGA
- the aroC gene encoding chorismate synthase, translating into MSSTFGTWFRVTTFGESHGGGVGCVVDGCPPRLPLSEADIQPQLDRRRPGQSDLATPRNEPDRVSILSGVENGLTLGTPIALVVANRDMRPGDYAAVRAAPRPSHADFTYLAKYGIHASSGGGRSSARETIGRVAAGAVAETWLRRRFDVEIVAWVAAIGEVAAPEPAVETLSRAQVDAHPTRCPDAAAAEAMAATVRAAREEGDSVGGVIGCVCRGVPAGWGEPVFEKLEARLAQAMLSIPATKGFEIGSGFQGARLRGSQHNDLFVWKGGRLGTATNRSGGVQGGVSNGEPIVFRVAFKPPATIGRPQTTARFDGEPTVLEAGGRHDPCVVPRAVPIVEAMAALVLADAALAQLAREGAAPR; encoded by the coding sequence ATGTCCAGCACGTTCGGCACCTGGTTTCGCGTAACGACGTTTGGCGAGTCGCACGGGGGCGGCGTGGGCTGCGTCGTGGACGGCTGTCCTCCCCGGCTGCCGCTGTCGGAGGCGGACATCCAACCGCAGCTCGACCGGCGGCGGCCGGGCCAAAGCGACCTCGCGACGCCGCGGAATGAACCGGACCGGGTTTCGATACTCTCCGGTGTGGAGAATGGTCTGACGCTCGGCACGCCGATCGCGCTGGTGGTTGCCAATCGCGACATGCGGCCGGGCGATTATGCCGCGGTGCGCGCGGCACCGCGCCCATCCCACGCTGATTTCACGTATCTGGCGAAGTATGGCATTCATGCGTCCAGCGGTGGCGGGCGCTCCAGTGCGCGGGAAACCATCGGCCGGGTGGCCGCCGGCGCGGTTGCGGAGACCTGGCTGCGCCGTCGGTTTGATGTCGAGATCGTTGCCTGGGTGGCTGCGATCGGCGAGGTGGCCGCGCCGGAACCGGCGGTGGAGACGCTCAGTCGCGCGCAGGTGGATGCGCATCCGACGCGCTGTCCCGATGCGGCGGCCGCGGAGGCGATGGCGGCGACGGTGCGCGCGGCGCGGGAGGAGGGGGACTCGGTGGGTGGTGTTATCGGTTGTGTGTGCCGCGGGGTTCCGGCCGGCTGGGGCGAGCCGGTGTTTGAGAAGCTGGAGGCGCGGCTCGCCCAGGCGATGCTCTCGATACCGGCGACGAAAGGGTTCGAGATCGGCTCCGGTTTTCAGGGCGCGCGGCTGCGGGGCTCGCAGCACAACGACCTGTTTGTTTGGAAGGGCGGCCGGCTCGGCACCGCGACGAACCGCAGTGGAGGGGTCCAGGGAGGGGTATCGAACGGGGAACCGATCGTGTTTCGGGTCGCGTTCAAACCGCCCGCGACGATCGGCCGGCCCCAGACCACCGCGCGTTTCGACGGCGAACCGACGGTGTTGGAGGCCGGGGGTCGGCATGACCCGTGTGTGGTCCCGCGGGCGGTGCCGATTGTTGAGGCGATGGCGGCCCTGGTTCTGGCGGACGCGGCGCTGGCCCAGCTGGCAAGGGAGGGAGCCGCGCCGAGGTGA
- a CDS encoding redoxin domain-containing protein codes for MHTSLRPLVIAALGAGTALALDIGDRAPPLDGVAVWLNGDAVQPSKPDGKTRYVVELWATWCGPCRVTAPHLNELHAEFKDRGVVIVGLTDEDEAKVRPFVESLKLNYRIAIDPKRTSTEAWFRDVEGIPHAFVVDTNGVIVWAGHPMDGLRDVLAELVQGGYSPARRQQRDQQQELLAGALQAQDFPKALGIVDQMLREEPRRMELHHLRMGLLAQTGDLDGVRQHQRRLLEVFADAPRELNDLAWTLAAPSPLPLEMRDAEVAIRAARRAVELTGGRDASILDTLAIVLQFSGLTDAAIEVEERALEVAGDPETKAEVRKNLEFLRRVRAARSQAEAARAAALDTLTNRPAASEGPVSGER; via the coding sequence ATGCACACATCGCTTCGTCCGCTTGTGATCGCCGCGCTCGGTGCGGGGACGGCATTGGCCCTCGACATTGGCGACCGCGCCCCGCCGCTCGATGGCGTCGCAGTCTGGCTCAACGGCGATGCAGTTCAACCCTCGAAGCCCGACGGGAAAACGCGGTATGTCGTCGAGCTTTGGGCGACGTGGTGCGGGCCATGCCGGGTGACCGCGCCGCATCTGAACGAGCTGCACGCGGAATTCAAGGACCGCGGCGTGGTCATTGTGGGCCTGACCGATGAGGACGAGGCGAAGGTGCGCCCGTTCGTCGAGTCACTGAAGCTCAACTATCGGATCGCGATTGACCCGAAGCGGACCTCCACCGAGGCGTGGTTCCGCGATGTGGAAGGGATTCCGCACGCGTTTGTGGTCGACACCAACGGCGTGATCGTCTGGGCTGGACATCCGATGGATGGCCTCCGGGATGTGCTGGCGGAGCTGGTGCAAGGCGGCTACAGCCCTGCGCGGCGGCAACAGCGCGACCAGCAGCAGGAGCTTCTGGCCGGCGCGCTGCAGGCGCAGGATTTTCCGAAGGCGCTCGGCATCGTGGATCAGATGTTGCGGGAGGAGCCACGGCGGATGGAGTTGCACCATCTGCGGATGGGGCTGCTGGCCCAAACCGGCGATCTCGACGGGGTGCGGCAGCACCAGCGGCGCTTGCTCGAGGTGTTCGCGGATGCGCCGCGGGAACTGAATGACCTGGCCTGGACGCTCGCGGCGCCCTCGCCGCTGCCGCTGGAAATGCGGGATGCGGAGGTGGCAATTCGCGCCGCCCGGCGGGCGGTGGAGCTCACCGGCGGGCGCGATGCTTCGATTCTCGACACGCTCGCGATCGTGTTGCAGTTCAGCGGCCTCACCGACGCGGCGATCGAAGTCGAAGAGCGGGCGCTCGAGGTCGCGGGGGACCCGGAGACGAAGGCCGAGGTGAGGAAGAATCTCGAATTTCTCCGCCGTGTACGCGCGGCGCGATCGCAGGCGGAAGCGGCGCGTGCCGCCGCGCTCGACACGTTGACGAACCGCCCGGCAGCGTCGGAGGGGCCGGTGAGCGGAGAGCGCTGA
- a CDS encoding alpha-L-fucosidase: MITARRSPFVFLAALWLCLAAADLVAGAEAARDFMRESPAERAARMAWFNEARFGMFIHWGLYSIPAGEWNGREIPGIGEWIMHHAKIPLAEYRQLVQQFNPVQYDPAEWVRIAKRAGMRYIVITSKHHDGFCLWDSKETDYDVASTPYQRDLLRPLAEAARAAGLRMCFYYSIMDWQHPNYDPLPAWDKDRPGHRPDMDAYVRYMKAQLRELVEGMGPLGILWFDGEWEATWTHERGVDLYNYVRSLQPSIIVNNRVDKGRKGMAGMTAEGEFAGDYGTPEQEVPSRGFPEGVYWESCMTINDTWGYKKNDHNWKSTTQLIRTLVDVASKGGNLLLNVGPKADGTFPLEIVERLDAIGRWMEKNGESIYGTTATPFARLRQRCTKKDGRLYVHVFERPASGLVVLRGLTNAVRSARWLATGAPLELLRHEGASAVRIPAELPDPHVSTVLVEVEGLPATVPVPITQEEDGTVELPASDARLDGSGLRYEMPTDSLSGWTTTEEAAAWVFHLKRAGDYRVEIEYACAKGEEGGTVQVTVVDQVVTGEVAATGSSHRFQRRELGRITLAEPGEWRAVVRGRKPEKASTLMHLRSVRLEPVAR, from the coding sequence ATGATCACCGCTCGCCGCTCGCCATTCGTTTTTCTTGCTGCGCTGTGGTTGTGCCTGGCCGCCGCAGATTTGGTGGCGGGTGCGGAGGCTGCGCGGGATTTCATGCGCGAATCGCCGGCCGAGCGCGCCGCCCGAATGGCGTGGTTCAACGAGGCGCGCTTCGGCATGTTCATCCACTGGGGCCTGTACTCAATTCCCGCCGGCGAATGGAACGGCCGCGAAATCCCCGGCATTGGCGAGTGGATCATGCACCACGCAAAGATTCCGCTGGCCGAGTACCGGCAGCTGGTGCAGCAGTTCAACCCGGTCCAGTATGACCCGGCGGAATGGGTCCGCATCGCGAAACGTGCCGGCATGCGCTACATCGTGATCACCTCCAAACACCACGATGGCTTTTGCCTGTGGGATTCGAAGGAAACGGACTACGACGTCGCCTCCACTCCCTACCAGCGGGACCTGCTGCGGCCGCTCGCGGAAGCCGCCCGCGCCGCCGGCCTTCGGATGTGCTTCTACTACTCGATCATGGACTGGCAGCATCCCAACTACGATCCGCTGCCGGCCTGGGACAAGGATCGCCCCGGCCATCGCCCGGACATGGACGCGTATGTCCGGTATATGAAGGCGCAGCTGCGCGAGCTGGTGGAGGGGATGGGGCCGCTAGGCATCCTGTGGTTCGACGGCGAGTGGGAAGCGACCTGGACCCACGAGCGCGGCGTGGATCTCTACAACTATGTTCGCTCGCTCCAGCCGTCGATCATCGTCAACAACCGCGTGGACAAGGGGCGCAAGGGCATGGCCGGCATGACCGCGGAGGGAGAGTTTGCGGGCGATTACGGCACGCCCGAGCAGGAGGTTCCCTCCCGCGGCTTTCCCGAGGGGGTGTACTGGGAAAGCTGCATGACGATCAACGACACGTGGGGGTACAAAAAGAACGACCACAACTGGAAAAGCACGACGCAGCTGATTCGCACTCTCGTGGACGTCGCTTCAAAGGGCGGTAACCTGCTGCTGAACGTGGGCCCGAAAGCGGATGGAACGTTCCCGCTCGAGATTGTTGAGCGGTTGGACGCGATCGGGCGGTGGATGGAGAAAAACGGGGAATCGATTTACGGGACCACGGCGACGCCGTTTGCGCGGCTGAGGCAGCGCTGCACGAAGAAGGACGGCCGGCTGTACGTGCATGTCTTTGAGCGGCCGGCGTCCGGTCTGGTGGTCCTGCGCGGCCTGACCAACGCGGTCCGCAGTGCCCGCTGGCTGGCGACCGGTGCGCCGCTGGAACTCCTCCGGCACGAGGGCGCCAGCGCGGTCCGCATTCCTGCGGAGCTGCCCGATCCGCACGTCTCCACGGTTCTGGTCGAGGTGGAGGGATTGCCCGCGACCGTGCCGGTCCCGATCACGCAGGAGGAGGACGGGACCGTTGAACTGCCCGCCTCCGACGCGCGGTTAGATGGCAGCGGATTGCGCTACGAGATGCCGACGGATAGCCTCAGCGGCTGGACCACCACCGAGGAGGCGGCCGCCTGGGTCTTCCATCTCAAGCGGGCTGGCGACTATCGCGTCGAGATCGAGTACGCGTGTGCGAAGGGGGAGGAGGGCGGCACCGTCCAAGTGACGGTGGTGGACCAGGTGGTGACCGGCGAGGTCGCCGCCACGGGCAGCTCTCATCGCTTCCAGCGCAGGGAGCTCGGCCGCATCACGCTCGCGGAGCCGGGAGAGTGGCGCGCGGTGGTGCGCGGCCGCAAGCCGGAAAAGGCGAGCACGCTGATGCACTTGCGCAGCGTGCGGCTCGAGCCGGTGGCGCGCTGA